The genomic stretch TTCTGGCGGCTCGCCCCCACGATCCGCACGTTGGCGGAGCACGAGGGCTTTCCCGCCCACGCCAATTCGGTCTCCGTCCGCGAGGGGCGCACCCCGGCGCGGCACCGCTAGCTTGCTAGTGCGGGTGGGCTTCCATGAGCGACTGGCCGGCCAGGCGGGCGGTGATGAGGCTGCGGAAGTTGGGGCACTGCACGATGTCCCCGTTGCCACCTGGGACGACGTCGCGCTGCTGCACCACCGTTCATGGGCGGGCTTGTCCAGAGCCGGGCGCAGGGCGGGAGACCACCTCTCAGTGCATCAGCGCAATTACCAGCAAACTCACAGCAATCAGCATGACCGGTCAACCCTTGCGTCACCACGTCGCCGACCAGCAGTTCGACAGTCGCCTGTGATCGCGCGCCCGTTGTCGGCGATCTATATGTCGAACATATGATCGGGAAATGCCTTCACGTCGCATCCCGTGCCAGTTACGATCATCCTCGGAACAGCCGAGTTGATCACTCGGACGATTTTTCATGCTGACGAGGGCGTCGCGCAGGACGCCCCTGCCTGAATGGGGAGATCAATATGAGGCGTACAGTGATCGCGTTAGGCATCGGGTTGGGTCTGCTCGGATCAACCGTCGTCACGGCGCCGGCTCACGCCGCGAACGTTGTGTCGACCCCGTTGGCCGCCACTTCGACGGTCGCTCGAGAGGTAGCGGACTTCTGGCTCGCCGGCGGGGCCGCCAACCTGAAGAATGCCACGCCCTACGCCGTGCAGACCGTGGTCCAGGGACAGCGCTCGTCCAACCTGCAGGACGGCATCTCCGGCAAGGTCTCGCCGGTGGCGAGCCCGGTCTCGGCGACCGGGAATCTGCCCACGACCTTGGGCAAGGTGTTCTTCGTCGGCGCCGACGGTCAGCCGCACTGGTGTACGGGTACCGCCGTTCAGTCGCAATATCGCAACCTCGTCGCCACGGCCGGTCACTGCGTGCACGACATCGAGCGCTCTGATGCCACGTTCGACAAGTGGGTCTTCATCCCCGGCTACTCCGAGGGCGCGACCCCGTGGGGCCTGTACGTCGGAAAGCAGGTCTTCGCCCATTACGACTTCGACGTGTACGAGGACTACGACCGCGACTTCGCCTTCGTGAACGTGTACAACGGCGTCGTATTGTCCTCTGACGGCGTGCTGACCAACACAGGAAGGCTCGTCGACAACGTCGGCGGGCAGGGCTTCTCCTGGAATCAGCCGATAGGTTCCTCGAGGAACGTCTTCGGTTACCCGGCAGGCTCCAACCCTGACGGAACCAAGTCCTACACGGGCGAGACCCTTGAAGGGTCCGCCGGGCCGACGTTCGCCATGACGCTCTCCGATCTCCCCGCCGACCGGCCTATCGGCGTCGACTCCCCGTTCCCCGGCACGGGCTCCCTCGGCTCATCCTGGCTGGAGCACTACAGCAAGGACGCGCGCGCCGGCTACCTCAACGGCATCACGATCAGCGTCTCCGACACCGACGGCGACAACCGTTACGACACCGGCGTCTCGCCGTACTTTGACGGCGAGACGGCCGCGATCTACAAGGCTGCCGCCCAGTACTGGTCCGGTTCCATCCTCATATAGGCCGCCGACGCCGCACCCCCATCCGGGCGGGTGCGGCGGTGGCTCATCCGCCGAAGTGCGCAGGAAGTCACGCATGGAGGCATCTGTCTACGGGTTCCTCATGGTCCTTGGGGGCGAGCGGTGCGCGCGCGTCTGGTGAGGGGCGGCGTAGGGCGGGGGCGAGTAGGGGCAGCAGCACGATCACGCCGGTGATCAGGGCGAATGCCGCCGGGTAGCCGAGCGTGTCGGCGAGCCAGCCTGTCACGGCCGGGGCGATCATGCCTGACAGGTACGTGATCGTGGCCACGCCCGCCACCCCCTCGCCCGGGGTCGCTCCCACATTGCCCGCTGTCGTGAATACCAGCGGTACGATCACCGCCAAGCCCAGCCCGATCAGGGCGAATCCGGCCATGGCCAGCGCTGGTGTACGTGCCGCGACCACGACGATGCCACCGGCGGCCGCCACGATTCCGCCTGTCCTGACCGCCGCCACGGGACCGACCCGCCGGATGAGACGGTCGCCGGTCAGCCTCATGCCCGCCATGCAGAGCATGAAGACGGTGTATCCGGCAGCGGCCATCCCGGGGCCTGCGTCGGCGACCTCCGTGAGATAGACGGCCGACCAGTTGGAGCTGGCGCCCTCGGCGAAGGTCGCGCAGAACCCGACCAGGCCGATGCCCAGGATCCCGCGCGTGGGCAGTGCGAAGTGCCGTGGCGGCGCCTGTGGTGTGTCGGCGGGCTTGTGCTCGGGTGCCCCGCTGCCAGGGATGCCCGCGTGGTCGGGGAGGAGGCCGTGGCCGGCTGCTGCGCCGAGGGCCAGCAAGGCGATCGACACGGCCCCGAGGTGCACTCTGGCGTCGATGTCCGCGCTGGCGGCGAGAGCGCCGAGTCCGCCGGCGGCCAGGCTGCCGACGGACCACATGCCGTGCAGGCCGGACATGATCGAGCGGCCCAGGTGTCGTTCCAGGACGACGGCGTGAGCGTTCATCACCACGTCCGACATGCCCGCGGCCGCCCCGAACAGCAAGAACACCACGAACAGCCACGCAGGCGACGGCGCGAGCGCTGGAAAGGCCAGTCCCGCGCACCACAACGCGAGCAGGACGCGGGTGGCGGCCCGGCTGCCGAAGCGGTACGCCAGGCGGCTGGCTGTCGGCATGCCGACGAAGGCGCCGATCGGCGGGCACAAGAGCGCCAGGCCGAGAGCGCCGGGGCTGAGGTCCAGGCTGTCCTGAATCCAGGGGATGCGGGTGAACAGGCTGCCGGCGACGGCGCCGTGCGCGGCGAACACCGCCGCGAGCGCACGATGAGGACTCATGCCCACGAAATTAACAGGCAGGCTTCCTGATGAAAAGCGGTTTTAGGCAGGCTCCCTGATTATTATGGGGACCGTGAAGACCGCGACCCCGGCGATGGCCCGTGCGATCAACGACCGCCTGGCCCTCGACCTGCTGCTGGAGCGCGGCCCGCTGACCGCCCCCCAACTCCGCACGCTGACGGGGCTGTCCAGGCCCACCGTGTCCGACCTGATCGAGCGGCTCATGGTGGCCGGGCTCATCGAGGTCACGGGGGAGTACGGCGAGGACAGGCGGGGGCCGAACGCGCGGCTGTACGGGCTGGTGGCGGATCGGGCCCACGTGGCGGGTGTCGATCTGCGGCGCTCCGCCGTCAACGTCACGGTCGCCGACATCACCGGGGAGGTCGTCGGCGAGGCGACCCGTGCGATCGACGACTCCTCCTCACCCGGCTCGTTGGCGACTCTGATCGTGGACGCGGTCACGGCTGCGGCGGGGAAGCGGGTGCTGGACTCCGTCGTGATCGGTGCGCCGGGGCTGGTGGATCCGCGTGATGGCGAGCTCATATCCGGGGAGGGCGAGGTGCCGGGGTGGCGGCGCGGCGTGGTCGGGTCCGTACGTCAGCGGCTCGACGTGCCCGTCGTCCTGGAGAACGAGGTCAACCTCGCCGCCATCGCCGAGCTTCGCAACGGCGCGGCGCGGGGCAGCGAGGACTTCGTGCTGCTCTGGCTGGACGACGGTGTGGGGGCGGCCGTGGTGCTCGGCGGGAGGTTGCGGCGGGGGGCGTCCGGTGGCGCGGGGGAGGTCGGCTTCCTGGACATGGGCGGCGTGCCGTACTGCGAACTGGTGGAGGCTCGGGTCCTGGACAGGCTCGGCCGGGCCACGGTGGTCGACCGGATCGCCAAGGGTGCCTCCGCCTTCGTCACGCTCCTCGACCCGGGGCTCGTCGTGCTCGGCGGCAAGACGGGGCACGAGGGCGGCGACGAACTGGCGGCCCTGGTGTCCGAGCGGCTGCGTGAGCTGGCGCCGGCGCCGACGGAGGTGCGGGCGAGCACGGTCGAGGGCAACGCCGTCCTCCAGGGCGCCGTCCTGACCGCTCTCGACCTGACCCGCGACCGCGTCTTCGGCTGAGCGCTACGCCAGGGCCGTGAGGAGGCCGATCGTCAGCGCCGTACGTACGGGGATCTGGTCGATCAGGACGTGTTCGTGGCGGGCGTGCGCGCCGTCACCCACCGCCCCCATCCCGTCCAGCACCGGCCGGCCCAGCGCCGAGATGAAGTTGCCGTCGCTGGCGCCGCCCACCGACGCCTCGTCCAGCAGCCACCCGAACTCCGCCGCCACCTCCTGCGCCTCCTTGAACAGCCGCTCGGAAGCCGGGTTCGGGATCATGGGCGGCCGGTTCCACTCACCGGTCACCGAGATCGTGACGCGCGGATCCGAGGCCCGGAGGCCGGCGAACAGATCGTCGATCCGTGCCATCTCCGACGGGTCTGTCACCCGTACGTCCACACCGCAGTTCGCACGCCCGGCGGCCACATTCCGCCCGGTGCCGCCGCTGATCAGGCCGACGTTCACCGTGGTGCCGCGGTCCCGGGAGGCGGCCCCGGCCAGGGTGGTGATGATCTCGGCGAGCGCGTGGATGGCGCTCGCCCCCGCGTACGGATCCAGCCCCGCGTGCGCCTCCACCCCGGTCACCCGCACGTTGAACAGGCCCACCCCTTTGCGGGCCGTCTTGAGCGCCCCGTCCAGCGACGCCTCGAACACCAGGCTGGCCAGCACGTCGGAGCTGGCTGCCTCGATGTGCTCGCGCGAGGCCGGGCTGCCGATCTCCTCGTCCCCGTTGAACAGGAACCGCACGCTCGGATGAGGCAATCCCAGCTCACGCAGCCCGCGCAGCGCCCAGATCGACTGCACCAGCCCCGCCTTCATGTCGAATACGCCGGGCCCCGTGACCTTGTCCTCCACCACCGCGAACGGCCATCCCGCCAGCGTCCCCATGGGCCAGACCGTGTCGTAGTGGCTCAGCATGAGCACGGTCCCCGGCACGGTCCCCTGATAGGTCAGCTCCAGGATGTCGCCGAACTGGCCGCCGTCGTGCAGGACCTCCTCGTCCGGCGTGCCGAGCAGATCGACGGCCCGGGCGCGGATCACCCGCAGCCCCTTGACCAGCATGGCCTTGTCGTAGCTGTGGGTTTCCAGCTCCACCACGGCCCTGAGGTCGTCGAGCATGGCCGGGAGGGCCTGCCGGGTCCAGTCGGTGATCAACACGGGAATCCTTCCACGCAACTAGGAAACGGGCGCCCCGGGGCCGAGCGGGATGTCGTAGCCTCGGACGTGCTCACCGGCCCGCCTCCTTTCGAGATTACGGTCATCCATTACATGGGCTTGTGACCACTCCTGACAAGTCGGATCCATCCGGCAACTCACCGTGAACTGCTTCGAGAGCACCGCCGTGTCCGTGGATGGCGCGAAAGAAGAGCCCCCGCGCCCCGGTCGCTCTCCGGGGTGCGGGGGCGCAGTCGTGCAACGCGCTGCCCGAGCTCAGGCGGCCGGGATGAGCTCCCTCAGCGGCAGGCGTACCTCGAACCAGGTCTCCCCGGGCACCGAGCGGACCTTGATCTCGCCGCCGTGCCGCCCCGCCACGATCCGGTAGGAAATGTCGAGGCCGAGCCCCGTGCCCTGGCCCACGCTCTTGGTGGTGAAGAACGGCTCGAAGATCCGGTCCTTGATCGCGTCCGGGACGCCGGGACCGGTGTCGCCGATCTCGATGATCGCCTCGTCCTCGTCGTGTGCGGTGCGGATGGTCAGCGTGCCCGATTCGCCCATCGCGTCGAGGGCGTTGTGGATGAGGTTCGTCCACACCTGGTTGAGTTCGCCGCCGTAGCAGGGGATGAGCGGCAGTGTGCGGTCGTAGTCGGTGACCACGGTGATGCCCGGCGGGATCTTGCCGCGGAAGATCGCGACCGTGCTGTCGAGCAGGTCGTGCACGTCCAGTTCCTGGAACGGCGCCCGGTCCATCTGGGAGTACTGCTTGGCCGAGCGGATCAGCGAGGTGATGCGCTCGGTCGCCTCGGTGACCTCGCTCAGCATCTGCGAGATCTCGATCGCCTCGGCCAGCCAGCGCAGCGCCGCCGGCGCGTGCTCCTCGCCCACCTTGCCGCGGATCTTCTCCAGGTCCTTGTTGGAGAAGCCGGCGTTGACCAGCGCGGGCGCCAGATCCCACGCATCCTCCACGCCCAGCTCGTCCAGCGCCTCGCCCAGCTCGTCCTCGGCGTCGGAGATCTCCAGCGGCGAACGCGGCGGCAGATTGCCCAGCTTGCTCATGCACGCCTCCTGCGCCTCGATCAGCGTCCGCAGCTTCTCCGGCGGAATGCCGTCCTCGGCCAGCTGGGCGAGATGGAGACGGGTGGCCTTGATCAGCGAACGCAGCTCGCCCACCGCCCGCACCGCGGCCGCGGCCGGGTTGTTCAGCTCGTGCGTGAGCCCCGCGGTGATCGTGCCGAGCGCGGTCAGCCGCTGCCGCCGGTCGATGATCTCCCGCTGCATGCGCCCC from Nonomuraea polychroma encodes the following:
- a CDS encoding ATP-binding protein → MSIDIDELRKLFLFERLTDEQLTKLANSGQVKTFEAGQDIVCQGEPAECFAVLIEGEVQMLNETVSAGTVAMPRASQPGVYGGATSAYLGDRAPQTYQHTLRATAPSRVFLLPAKKFAYIVAEWFPMAMHLLDGLLSGGRMQREIIDRRQRLTALGTITAGLTHELNNPAAAAVRAVGELRSLIKATRLHLAQLAEDGIPPEKLRTLIEAQEACMSKLGNLPPRSPLEISDAEDELGEALDELGVEDAWDLAPALVNAGFSNKDLEKIRGKVGEEHAPAALRWLAEAIEISQMLSEVTEATERITSLIRSAKQYSQMDRAPFQELDVHDLLDSTVAIFRGKIPPGITVVTDYDRTLPLIPCYGGELNQVWTNLIHNALDAMGESGTLTIRTAHDEDEAIIEIGDTGPGVPDAIKDRIFEPFFTTKSVGQGTGLGLDISYRIVAGRHGGEIKVRSVPGETWFEVRLPLRELIPAA
- a CDS encoding ROK family transcriptional regulator; amino-acid sequence: MKTATPAMARAINDRLALDLLLERGPLTAPQLRTLTGLSRPTVSDLIERLMVAGLIEVTGEYGEDRRGPNARLYGLVADRAHVAGVDLRRSAVNVTVADITGEVVGEATRAIDDSSSPGSLATLIVDAVTAAAGKRVLDSVVIGAPGLVDPRDGELISGEGEVPGWRRGVVGSVRQRLDVPVVLENEVNLAAIAELRNGAARGSEDFVLLWLDDGVGAAVVLGGRLRRGASGGAGEVGFLDMGGVPYCELVEARVLDRLGRATVVDRIAKGASAFVTLLDPGLVVLGGKTGHEGGDELAALVSERLRELAPAPTEVRASTVEGNAVLQGAVLTALDLTRDRVFG
- a CDS encoding MFS transporter, which produces MSPHRALAAVFAAHGAVAGSLFTRIPWIQDSLDLSPGALGLALLCPPIGAFVGMPTASRLAYRFGSRAATRVLLALWCAGLAFPALAPSPAWLFVVFLLFGAAAGMSDVVMNAHAVVLERHLGRSIMSGLHGMWSVGSLAAGGLGALAASADIDARVHLGAVSIALLALGAAAGHGLLPDHAGIPGSGAPEHKPADTPQAPPRHFALPTRGILGIGLVGFCATFAEGASSNWSAVYLTEVADAGPGMAAAGYTVFMLCMAGMRLTGDRLIRRVGPVAAVRTGGIVAAAGGIVVVAARTPALAMAGFALIGLGLAVIVPLVFTTAGNVGATPGEGVAGVATITYLSGMIAPAVTGWLADTLGYPAAFALITGVIVLLPLLAPALRRPSPDARAPLAPKDHEEPVDRCLHA
- a CDS encoding M20 family metallopeptidase, which encodes MLITDWTRQALPAMLDDLRAVVELETHSYDKAMLVKGLRVIRARAVDLLGTPDEEVLHDGGQFGDILELTYQGTVPGTVLMLSHYDTVWPMGTLAGWPFAVVEDKVTGPGVFDMKAGLVQSIWALRGLRELGLPHPSVRFLFNGDEEIGSPASREHIEAASSDVLASLVFEASLDGALKTARKGVGLFNVRVTGVEAHAGLDPYAGASAIHALAEIITTLAGAASRDRGTTVNVGLISGGTGRNVAAGRANCGVDVRVTDPSEMARIDDLFAGLRASDPRVTISVTGEWNRPPMIPNPASERLFKEAQEVAAEFGWLLDEASVGGASDGNFISALGRPVLDGMGAVGDGAHARHEHVLIDQIPVRTALTIGLLTALA
- a CDS encoding trypsin-like serine peptidase, whose translation is MRRTVIALGIGLGLLGSTVVTAPAHAANVVSTPLAATSTVAREVADFWLAGGAANLKNATPYAVQTVVQGQRSSNLQDGISGKVSPVASPVSATGNLPTTLGKVFFVGADGQPHWCTGTAVQSQYRNLVATAGHCVHDIERSDATFDKWVFIPGYSEGATPWGLYVGKQVFAHYDFDVYEDYDRDFAFVNVYNGVVLSSDGVLTNTGRLVDNVGGQGFSWNQPIGSSRNVFGYPAGSNPDGTKSYTGETLEGSAGPTFAMTLSDLPADRPIGVDSPFPGTGSLGSSWLEHYSKDARAGYLNGITISVSDTDGDNRYDTGVSPYFDGETAAIYKAAAQYWSGSILI